A genomic segment from Leopardus geoffroyi isolate Oge1 chromosome A2, O.geoffroyi_Oge1_pat1.0, whole genome shotgun sequence encodes:
- the LOC123605432 gene encoding olfactory receptor 7A17-like, translating into MKPGNDTHISEFFLLGFSEGLELQPLIFGLFLSMYLITVFGNLLILLAVGSDSHLHTPMYFFLANLSFSDICFISTTVPKMLWNIQTQSKVITYAGCITQMYFFVHFAGLEVFLLTVMAYDRFVAICHPLHYTVIMNPRLCGLLVLVSWIMCVLNSLLQSLMMLWLSFCTHLHVPHFFCELNEMLQLACSDTFLNDMVIYLAAVLLGGAPLAGILYSYSKIVSSIRRISSAQGKYKVFSTCASHLSVVSLFFCTSLGVYLSSAATQNSHSSATASVMYTVVTPMLNPFIYSLRNRDIKRALKRIIGVPAM; encoded by the coding sequence ATGAAACCAGGAAATGATACacatatttcagaattttttcttctgggattttCAGAGGGTCTAGAACTGCAGCCCCTCATATTTGGGCTTTTCCTCTCCATGTACCTGATCACTGTGTTTGGGAACCTGCTCATCCTCCTGGCTGTAGGCTCTGACTCCCACCTCCAcacgcccatgtacttcttcctggccaACCTGTCCTTTTCAGACATCTGCTTCATCTCTACCACCGTCCCGAAGATGCTGTGGAACATCCAGACTCAGAGCAAAGTCATAACCTATGCAGGCTGCATCACACAGATGTATTTTTTCGTACACTTTGCAGGATTAGAAGTCTTTCTCCTGActgtgatggcctatgaccgcttcGTGGCCATTTGTCACCCCCTACACTACACAGTCATCATGAACCCCCGGCTCTGTGGGCTGCTGGTTCTGGTGTCCTGGATCATGTGTGTCCTGAATTCCTTGTTACAAAGTTTAATGATGTTGTGGCTGTCCTTTTGTACACATTTGCATGTCCCCCACTTTTTTTGTGAACTCAATGAGATGCTCCAGCTTGCCTGTTCTGACACCTTTCTTAATGACATGGTGATATATCTTGCAGCTGTGCTGCTGGGTGGTGCTCCCCTGGCCGGGATCCTTTACTCTTATTCTAAGATAGTTTCCTCCATACGTAGGATCTCATCAGCTCAGGGCAAGTATAAAGTATTTTCCACCTGTGCATCTCACCTCTCGGTTGTCTCCTTATTTTTTTGTACAAGCCTAGGAGTGTACCTCAGCTCTGCTGCTACCCAGAACTCCCACTCAAGTGCCACAGCCTCGGTGATGTACACGGTGGTCACgcccatgctgaaccccttcatctacagcctgaggaacagAGACATAAAGAGGGCTCTGAAGAGAATCATTGGGGTTCCAGCAATGTAA